From the Planktothricoides raciborskii GIHE-MW2 genome, the window CGCAAGCTAAACGTCATGCAAGGAGTCGCTCAATTCCCTGTGCGGATTAAATGTGCTAATCTTTCTTGGCACGCTTTAAAAGCCGCCTTGGAATCGCCAAACCCTGACTCGGTTGAGTTTGTCAGCAACGAGACGGAAACTTGAGTAAAAAAATTCTTAAAATTCTTATGATATCCAATGATCTGATTCTGATGGCTTCAAAGTGGGTGGGAATTGGCACCCTCGTTTTTGCGGTTTTGACCGGATTGAGCTTTATCCTCAGATGGGGATTTAGATTTCGCTTGGTGGGGATCACCAGTTTTATGGCTGTCCTGACGGGTGGATTATTTGCCTTGGGGGTGAGCTTATATGTTCGCACGCCAATTCCTGGGGCGGTAAAGTTTTCTCTAGTTTACGATGATGCCGCCACTCAAGCGGTGATTGCTGTACCGGCGACGATTACTGAGTCAGAACTTGAGGCCACCCTGCGTCAAGCTGCGGCGGATCTTTATTCCCCCGGTCGTTTTAGTCGCAACGGGGAAGATAAACTGACTATTCGGGCGCGAACCGTATTGCATCCTGAACCGGGTATTTCTGAGTTGCTTTATTTGGGTGAGGTGAAGCGATCGCTTGGCACTCGCGATGACGATCAAATGGAGATTCAAATCTATCCGCAGAAAATGGCTTTACTCTCCAAAGCCCAAAAATCTTAAAGCCATCAGGGAGCAATTTTGGCTAGTCTGCCAAGAAAAAAATCCGCAAAAAACCCATTTGCTTACATTACAGCTTATGTTAAACCCCTGGCTTTTCTCAAAGCCAGGGGTGTAGTTTTTGTCAGGGGATCCGTCATGGCCATCAGCCAATGAAGAAAAGGAGATGGTTTGGCAAATGCAGCCCCATAGATAGTTAAAGATAGCAGCGGCAGTATTTTGCGGATTTTTAGTTTTAGCAAATTGACTGGGCTGGATTTTTCCAGTTTTAATAAAATTTAAATAAAATTTATTTTATATTCGTAAATTAAATTTGCTTAACTTTGCCAAAACCTATCTAAAATTAAAAGTTTTTTTCTCCTACAGGTGTTAATTCCGGAAAAATTTTTCAGTTTTGCATAACCAATGACTGTAGATATAATAAGAGTAAAGGTGTGTAGTGTTTAGACCGCAGAATTCTATCCGCATAGATAGATGCGGGCAAAGCCTACACAGGCTTGGTTCTGGCCAAGTGTGTGTTGTGTGATTTCTCTAATTCAAACAAAAAGTTGAGAGACCCTCACTGCCAGGTAAGAGCTT encodes:
- a CDS encoding Ycf51 family protein, whose amino-acid sequence is MASKWVGIGTLVFAVLTGLSFILRWGFRFRLVGITSFMAVLTGGLFALGVSLYVRTPIPGAVKFSLVYDDAATQAVIAVPATITESELEATLRQAAADLYSPGRFSRNGEDKLTIRARTVLHPEPGISELLYLGEVKRSLGTRDDDQMEIQIYPQKMALLSKAQKS